In a genomic window of Cyprinus carpio isolate SPL01 chromosome A10, ASM1834038v1, whole genome shotgun sequence:
- the LOC109080361 gene encoding mitochondrial uncoupling protein 2-like — translation MVGFRAGDVPPTATVKFIGAGTAACIADLFTFPLDTAKVRLQIQGEIKSPVNTSHGPVKYRGVFGTISTMVRVEGPRSLYSGLVAGLQRQMSFASVRIGLYDSVKQFYTKGSDHVGIGSRLMAGCTTGAMAVALAQPTDVVKVRFQAQISAGASKRYHGTMDAYRTIAKEEGFRGLWKGTGPNITRNAIVNCTELVTYDLIKDALLKSLLMNDDLPCHFTSAFGAGFCTTVIASPVDVVKTRYMNSAPGQYSSALNCAVAMLAKEGPKAFYKGFMPSFLRLGSWNVVMFVTYEQLKRALMAARHNWVTPL, via the exons ATGGTTGGATTCAGAGCTGGTGATGTGCCTCCTACAGCCACTGTGAAGTTTATTGGTGCAGGAACTGCAGCCTGCATTGCAGACCTCTTCACATTTCCACTGGACACCGCAAAAGTTAGACTTCAG ATTCAGGGGGAGATCAAAAGTCCCGTGAACACAAGCCATGGTCCGGTGAAATATCGTGGAGTATTTGGCACGATCAGCACCATGGTGCGTGTCGAGGGGCCGCGCAGTCTCTACAGCGGGCTGGTTGCAGGACTGCAGCGTCAGATGAGCTTTGCCTCTGTACGCATTGGCCTCTACGATTCCGTCAAGCAGTTCTACACCAAAGGCTCAGATC ATGTTGGGATTGGCAGTCGGCTGATGGCTGGCTGTACGACTGGAGCCATGGCAGTGGCTCTGGCCCAACCCACCGATGTGGTGAAGGTACGATTTCAGGCTCAGATCAGCGCCGGGGCCAGTAAACGTTACCATGGTACTATGGATGCATATCGGACCATTGCAAAGGAAGAGGGGTTTCGTGGTTTGTGGAAAG GAACGGGCCCAAACATCACCCGCAATGCCATCGTAAACTGTACTGAGCTGGTTACCTATGACCTTATCAAAGACGCACTTCTAAAATCATTACTAATGAATG ATGATCTTCCCTGCCATTTCACATCTGCATTCGGAGCTGGTTTCTGCACTACAGTTATTGCTTCTCCTGTTGATGTAGTGAAGACAAGATACATGAACTCTGCCCCGGGCCAGTACAGCAGTGCCCTCAACTGTGCTGTAGCCATGCTAGCTAAAGAGGGACCAAAGGCTTTTTACAAGGG ATTCATGCCATCATTCCTGAGGCTGGGCTCCTGGAATGTGGTTATGTTTGTCACCTATGAACAGCTGAAACGGGCCCTGATGGCTGCACGCCATAACTGGGTCACTCCTCTTTAA
- the LOC109085642 gene encoding mitochondrial uncoupling protein 2-like, with amino-acid sequence MVGIKPTDLPPTVAVKFFGAGTAACFADLVTFPLDTAKVRLQIQGESTAASGSAVVKYRGVFGTITTMVRTEGARSLYNGLVAGLQRQMSFASVRIGLYDSMKQFYTRGSEKANIVTRLLAGCTTGAMAVAFAQPTDVVKVRFQAQARQSDGLKRYNGTMDAYRTIARDEGVRGLWKGCMPNITRNAIVNCAELVTYDIIKELILKYDLMTDNLPCHFTAAFGAGFCTTIVASPVDVVKTRFMNSTAGQYSSALNCTLTMLTKEGPTAFYKGFMPSFLRLGSWNIVMFVSYEQIKRGLTSIQCSWESPF; translated from the exons atggtTGGAATCAAACCTACCGACCTGCCACCAACTGTTGCTGTCAAGTTTTTTGGTGCTGGTACGGCAGCATGTTTTGCTGATCTGGTCACTTTCCCCCTGGACACAGCAAAAGTGAGACTTCAG ATCCAGGGAGAATCTACAGCTGCCTCAGGATCAGCTGTGGTGAAATATCGTGGAGTATTTGGCACCATTACCACTATGGTGCGTACAGAGGGCGCAAGGAGTCTGTATAATGGCCTGGTGGCAGGACTGCAACGACAAATGAGCTTTGCATCTGTTCGTATCGGTCTTTATGACTCAATGAAGCAATTCTACACCAGAGGCTCTGAGA AAGCAAACATTGTGACTCGCCTACTGGCTGGCTGCACTACCGGGGCCATGGCTGTCGCATTTGCCCAGCCCACAGATGTCGTAAAAGTGCGTTTCCAGGCTCAAGCACGTCAGTCTGATGGATTAAAGAGATACAACGGCACAATGGATGCATATCGGACTATTGCACGTGATGAGGGTGTTCGGGGGCTTTGGAAGG GCTGCATGCCAAACATCACAAGGAACGCGATTGTGAACTGCGCAGAGCTGGTCACTTACGACATCATCAAGGAACTCATATTAAAATATGACCTCATGACAG ATAACCTACCCTGCCACTTTACCGCTGCATTTGGAGCTGGATTCTGCACCACAATTGTGGCATCTCCTGTAGACGTGGTAAAGACGCGCTTCATGAACTCAACTGCAGGACAGTACAGCAGTGCACTAAACTGTACCCTCACTATGCTGACCAAAGAGGGACCAACGGCTTTCTATAAGGG CTTCATGCCCTCCTTCCTGCGCTTAGGATCCTGGAATATCGTAATGTTTGTTTCCTACGAGCAAATCAAGAGAGGTCTGACTAGTATTCAGTGCTCATGGGAGTCACCTTTCTGA